The nucleotide window CCAATAGTTTACATGGTCACTGCCGATTAAAACAACAACTCTATTAGATACACATACAACAACAGGAGTTTTGATATctttattaattactaattggTATTTCATAACTCAGCCAAGTGTAAAATCAGTGGCAATCGACACCTTGAGCCTCTATATACCGTCCCAAACTTGCTCAACCTTCAATCAGGGCTGCAATTATATTGAGCTACATAAATGTAAATTCGAAATAATTGGGTGTCATATAGAGCATGTACCTGCTATACCCATTAGCACATTCAGGGGGCCTGATTTGGGGCCATAATAGATGAGGAGAACTGTCAAGAAAGCCTCATCGCCGAATCTTCATCAATTGTCCAAACAAAACCAGGCATGTCAAACCTTGGCCCAGCAACAGTCCTATATATGTAAAGCTTCTCAATAGGGCATCTTTCCGGTCTTGAATCTGGGGGTCCCCTCTCATCAATAACCTCTACATTAAGCCTCGGCATCTTCTGACCTAGTAGCTTACATGCTCCGAAAGTTACAGAGCAAGAAGACATCCAAAGGGATCGCATTGTCTCCAGCTTTGCAGCATTGGCCAAAAGAGCCTTGTCACCAAAGGGGCAGTCCCTAATCTCCAGCTTCCTAAGGTTTTCACAACCAGACAGCACGTGATGGAGTCCCAAATCACTTTCTCCAGCAAAGGCCACAGACAGCATCTCCAATTTTTTGGCATAAGTCCCAATGTACTCAAACACACGATCGGTGAGAAGACCAGAAAGGGAAAGCCGTTGTAGATCCTTGCAGTGCTCAACAATGGCTCCAAATCCAACATCAAGTGGTTGAAGGGTAAGGTAATCAGGAGTTCCAGGCTCAATAATACAAAGACGAAACCTGGTCATATTAGGTCGATTCCTGGCAATGGTCATCAAGGCAGCATTAGACATTTGACGGCAAAAGTACAGAACTGACTGGAGCTTAGGGCAGCCTTCAGAAACGGAGACAAGGCCCTGTTCTGTCAACAGTACATTAGGTTCTGGTCCAAATGGATCAGATGGAAACACCCTCAATTCTCGTAGACCCTTGCAAGATGCTGCAACGGCATCAAGGCCAGCATCTTCAATGTAATCCAGCACCTGTATTAACGTCCtcgattaaaaatagaaatgaataAACATCAGGAACAGTCTTGTGTCCAGAactgaaacaaaaaacaataatgaaattagacaaataatatatgtttgagGAAAAACTCAGATATACCCATAAGCGCTGCAAATTCTGACATTGGCCAACTAGCTTGATGAGATCAGGGCTCTGGATGGTAGCATAGCTCAAGTTCAATGTTGTTAACCTACAGCAGATAGGGTAAACAGCTGGAAGATACCCAGGGACTACATCCCAAAAACCCGATAGGCTCTTCAGTTCCTTGCATCCAGAAAAAGCTCCTGATAGGTTGGAGAATACATCAGGTCGCAACTCAGATGAGTAAGCCCCTGTGCCCAACTCAACCAGTTGAGGTGCCCGACGAAGTAGGTTTGCAAGCTTGTCAAGGGGCACAGCACGGTTGAGCCGAAGAGTCCTCAGGTTGGGGCACCTACCCACTAGGCGCTCCAGGGCAGAGAAACTCACCTCACACCCTAAGCAGGCAATGTTAAGGGACACCAGTGAGGTGTAGTCATCAGGAAAATGGCTGAGCCAGTGCCCACTCAGGTCTTCCACTTCGCTCTCCCGCAAGTCCAGCTCTCTCAGATTCCTGCAGTGTTAGTATGATCTGCATTGTAAGTATGATCTGCAATATTACCACATGAAGTAATTGAGTAGAACAAAATCAGCAGATACTAAACTTAGTAAGTCTACTGATATTGATAAGGTTATCACCCCATACATATCATTGACACTGACAAAGATTACCCCTTTTTTCTTCTTAGGCAAGTAGTGACATGATAAAGATTAATAGTAAAGGGGATCACTTATTCCTTCTCTCTCTTAGGTCTTCATTAACCCATTATCAGATAAGGACATTTGCTTTACCAATCCCAGAACCAAATTGTCCAAAAAGAGCGCAAACAAGTTTTCCGTAAATGTCTTAATgaagatttagaaatttaaaaaaaaaaaaaacggaatcTTCAATTAATAACATGAACACCAAATATAAGAAGATTCATTATTCccaatacaaatatttaaagTAAGAAAACGAGAAACTAGTTGAGAAATTCAAAAGAAACCAACACTACCCAGGAAACGACTATCCAGAACTCTGAATAGCTAAAAGAAAAGTAAGCCAAGCAACCTTAAGTGACCTGCCAGATCTACAAGATACAAGAGCAGAAAACAGACCAATTAAAGCAACGCAACAGTTGCTATCCATCATGGATCTCCTATCTATAAAACCAAATCCCAGAAACTTAAAGCACAAAATGCAACATAATTAAGTTTACCTGCTGACTCGGGAATCAATCATGAACGAGCAACAGATTTAGACTCGCGAATTGACCAATATCGCGAACCACCCAAAGAGTAAAAATCAGAGCAAAACTAATCGACCCAAGAAACTCAAACCCTTCCCCATATTGATCATCATTACTCACTCAAATCCCATCCCAGCCAAGACGTTATCCTTCAAAGCTCAAATGAAAGCCCAAATAGAACAATGCTGCACCTGAGGCACAGAAATGTCGCTAAAGGCAAAAAATCTGACTTCCAAAATATCAGATTTATCAGCATCTGGGAcctattaaaactaaaaaacctCAACTAAGCTGAACCAAACTAAACGATTTAGACTAAAAGCGAGTTTGCAAACTATCTTCAAAGCCAAACGAACATAACCATAAAGATCCCAACTTGTACACTTTTCCATTCCACCCATATTTCTCAGAAACCAAACACAGCAACCCAGAGCACGTACGACTCAGTCTCGACAAAGAAGCAAAAAGAAGTTCTCCATTTCTACTTTCCTTCGTTTTCTCACCAGCAGAAAATAGAGAGAACACAAAGCCcgaaaaaagcaaaagaaaaccGAACCTGCAATTGGCAGCGACGGCGGCGAGGCCCTCGGTGCTGAAGCCCTCGCAGGAGGACAGCACGAGGACCTTAAAGTTCTTGAAGGACTTGGCAATGAGCTCCAAGTTCTCGTCCGTGATGACCATACGCTTAAGCCGAATCTCCTCGAGCCAAGGGTAAGCGGCCGCCATGGCGGAGATCCATGGGGCCACGTAGCCACCCCATCCGTCGGGGACGAGGTTGAAGTCGGCAAAGTGTGGCTTCCCCTTGAGTTCGATGGACCGCAGCTCCGGGAACCGTCGGATCACCATACCGGGGCTGATCGCGTAGCAGTTCCCGACGAAGACCCGCCTCCTGCTCCACCGTTCGATCTTGTACCAGGACTTGCACACCGTCGAGATCGCATTCCGGTCATTGTCGCACTGTACGAACGAGAACACGTGCTCTAGCACTTCGTCCGGAAAAGAGCAGGCCATTCTCTGCATCACCCGATTCGGTGTCGTTTTACGCCAGAAGCCGAGCGAATGACTGTGTCTGCGCCTCCCGGAAGGATAAGCAAAAGCCCAGAGAGAGAGGAAGCGAGAGAGCACTTGACATTACAGATGAAGAGGATAAGGGGTAGTCGTCCATGCTGTCGCGGGTGAGGTTAGAAAAATTAACCAGGGTTAAAGAAGTGGAGTGGCTGGTGTGATAGTGATGGGCGGTGTTCTGATTGGACACGTGGTCGGCCTTGATGCCATCTTATCCGTTAGCGACTAATGGGAGCCGCATAAAACGGGTGTacgtaataataataaagtgagtgagagagagagagagagagaggagcgcCCGCCGCGATATTAACGAGTTCATATCACAGCTTGTCGTATCGTGAGAAAATGAGTGGGTGAATAATAAAGTGTTATGATGTGCATAGCGTAATGGGTGGAATCTCATTATGATTGGGATTGCACGGCTGGATCAGAGGCCGAGGATATTGC belongs to Juglans regia cultivar Chandler chromosome 8, Walnut 2.0, whole genome shotgun sequence and includes:
- the LOC108997972 gene encoding protein TRANSPORT INHIBITOR RESPONSE 1-like encodes the protein MQRMACSFPDEVLEHVFSFVQCDNDRNAISTVCKSWYKIERWSRRRVFVGNCYAISPGMVIRRFPELRSIELKGKPHFADFNLVPDGWGGYVAPWISAMAAAYPWLEEIRLKRMVITDENLELIAKSFKNFKVLVLSSCEGFSTEGLAAVAANCRNLRELDLRESEVEDLSGHWLSHFPDDYTSLVSLNIACLGCEVSFSALERLVGRCPNLRTLRLNRAVPLDKLANLLRRAPQLVELGTGAYSSELRPDVFSNLSGAFSGCKELKSLSGFWDVVPGYLPAVYPICCRLTTLNLSYATIQSPDLIKLVGQCQNLQRLWVLDYIEDAGLDAVAASCKGLRELRVFPSDPFGPEPNVLLTEQGLVSVSEGCPKLQSVLYFCRQMSNAALMTIARNRPNMTRFRLCIIEPGTPDYLTLQPLDVGFGAIVEHCKDLQRLSLSGLLTDRVFEYIGTYAKKLEMLSVAFAGESDLGLHHVLSGCENLRKLEIRDCPFGDKALLANAAKLETMRSLWMSSCSVTFGACKLLGQKMPRLNVEVIDERGPPDSRPERCPIEKLYIYRTVAGPRFDMPGFVWTIDEDSAMRLS